Proteins encoded in a region of the Triplophysa dalaica isolate WHDGS20190420 chromosome 10, ASM1584641v1, whole genome shotgun sequence genome:
- the apobec2a gene encoding C->U-editing enzyme APOBEC-2a isoform X2 — translation MRDYDIKTLVRTRANFETFLRSLLKLGRCARFPQRNRIDPFFFKFQFKNVEYSSGRNKTFLCYLVDQGPGADGLLRGYLEDEHTGSHVEEAFFQQVLPSCDPAGKYTITWYVSSSPCAACAGKLAEILEARKSVRLSIFSARLFDWEEPAIQVGLKALAAAGCKLRMMKPLDFNYTWDTFVESDDQPFTPWEDCQENYEYYQEKLADILQ, via the exons ATGAGAGACTACGATATTAAGACTTTAGTACGTACACGAGCAAACTTTGAGACATTCTTGAGATCTCTTTTGAAACTCGGTAGATGTGCAAGATTCCCTCAAAG GAACCGCATCGATCCCTTCTTCTTCAAGTTTCAGTTCAAGAACGTGGAATACTCGTCCGGCCGAAACAAAACCTTTCTGTGTTATCTGGTGGATCAAGGTCCCGGGGCCGACGGTCTCCTCAGAGGTTACCTAGAGGACGAGCACACGGGTTCACACGTGGAGGAGGCGTTCTTCCAGCAGGTCCTGCCCAGCTGTGACCCTGCCGGTAAATACACCATCACATGGTACGTGTCGTCCAGCCCTTGCGCAGCCTGCGCCGGGAAACTGGCCGAGATCCTGGAGGCTCGCAAAAGCGTCCGTCTGTCCATCTTCTCCGCTCGCCTCTTCGATTGGGAGGAGCCGGCGATCCAGGTGGGGCTGAAGGCACTGGCGGCCGCCGGCTGTAAACTCCGCATGATGAAGCCGTTAGATTTCAACTACACCTGGGACACCTTCGTGGAGAGCGATGATCAGCCGTTCACGCCGTGGGAGGACTGCCAGGAAAACTACGAGTATTATCAGGAGAAACTGGCTGATATTCTGCAGTGA
- the elf3 gene encoding ETS-related transcription factor Elf-3: MASSELCQILNNANANLYPSDPQPNLLNMTLRVPQLSDLTFNNNNINTTGPWHQVNPQSWSRQNVLEWIGYQVEESRFDASLLNMAFCNMDGPMLCGMSRDAFMGLFGTVFGDKLHHSLENLRARYVLDLHENAVLSESEFDLLDNLLFPFMSVPGLGPLLETVVVQPTDRSEAEYSYLSEYRNQLTPESDHGYDSLSESLQSSHNGSLMNPSSPECSGSDSDPEYSVPMDAVKPEPVQAKKRGRGRPPKQAKGFDPIIESKKSKHAPRGTHLWEFIRDILIHPEQNQGLMKWEDRREGVFKFLKSEAVAQLWGQKKKNSSMTYEKLSRAMRYYYKRDILERVDGRRLVYKFGKNSSGWRIEETGY; the protein is encoded by the exons ATGGCGTCGAGTGAACTCTGTCAAATCCTAAACAACGCGAATGCCAACCTGTACCCGTCCGATCCGCAGCCCAACCTGTTGAACATGACGCTGCGAGTGCCACAACTCTCTGATCTCAccttcaacaacaacaacatcaacacCACAG GTCCCTGGCACCAGGTGAATCCACAGTCGTGGAGCAGGCAGAACGTCCTGGAGTGGATCGGATACCAGGTGGAGGAGAGCCGGTTTGATGCCAGTCTGTTGAACATGGCCTTCTGCAACATGGACGGGCCTATGCTCTGCGGGATGTCCAGAGACGCTTTCATGGGTCTGTTCGGGACAGTGTTCGGAGATAAACTCCATCACAGTCTGGAGAACTTGAGAGCCAGATATG TTTTGGATCTGCATGAGAACGCGGTTCTGAGCGAATCTGAATTCGACCTCCTGGACAACCTCCTGTTTCCCTTCATGAGCGTGCCGGGTCTGGGGCCGTTGCTGGAGACAGTGGTGGTTCAGCCCACAG ACAGATCTGAGGCCGAATACAGTTACCTGAGCGAGTACAGAAACCAGCTGACTCCAGAGAGCGACCACGGTTATGATTCTCTGTCCGAGAGTCTGCAGAGTTCTCACAACG GGAGCTTGATGAACCCGAGCTCGCCCGAGTGCAGTGGAAGCGATTCCGATCCAGAATACTCCGTCCCCA TGGATGCCGTGAAACCGGAACCAGTGCAAGCCAAGAAAAGAGGCAGGGGGCGACCTCCGAAGCAGGCGAAGGGGTTTGATCCCATCATCGAGTCCAAGAAAAGCAAACACG CTCCGAGAGGAACTCACCTGTGGGAGTTCATCAGAGACATCCTCATCCACCCCGAGCAGAATCAGGGTCTGATGAAGTGGGAGGACCGGCGGGAAGGAGTCTTCAAATTCCTGAAGTCGGAGGCCGTGGCTCAGCTGTGGGgtcagaagaagaagaacagcAGCATGACATACGAGAAGCTCAGCAGAGCCATGAG ATATTACTACAAGAGAGACATTCTGGAGAGAGTGGACGGCCGAAGGCTCGTCTATAAATTTGGGAAGAACTCCAGCGGCTGGAGGATCGAGGAGACGGGATACTGA
- the apobec2a gene encoding C->U-editing enzyme APOBEC-2a isoform X1, with product MADRKSSATSRPTVRRKERAEPEAKKDEEPAKEAEVSETETPKENGAAAAATNGEKPEPMELPPFEIITGNRIDPFFFKFQFKNVEYSSGRNKTFLCYLVDQGPGADGLLRGYLEDEHTGSHVEEAFFQQVLPSCDPAGKYTITWYVSSSPCAACAGKLAEILEARKSVRLSIFSARLFDWEEPAIQVGLKALAAAGCKLRMMKPLDFNYTWDTFVESDDQPFTPWEDCQENYEYYQEKLADILQ from the exons ATGGCCGACAGAAAGAGCAGCGCTACCTCTCGCCCGACAGTCAGGAGGAAAGAGAGAGCAGAACCTGAGGCCAAGAAAGATGAGGAACCCGCTAAAGAAGCAGAGGTGAGCGAGACGGAGACGCCGAAGGAGAACGGAGCGGCCGCAGCCGCCACCAACGGGGAGAAGCCAGAACCCATGGAGCTGCCGCCGTTTGAGATCATCACGGG GAACCGCATCGATCCCTTCTTCTTCAAGTTTCAGTTCAAGAACGTGGAATACTCGTCCGGCCGAAACAAAACCTTTCTGTGTTATCTGGTGGATCAAGGTCCCGGGGCCGACGGTCTCCTCAGAGGTTACCTAGAGGACGAGCACACGGGTTCACACGTGGAGGAGGCGTTCTTCCAGCAGGTCCTGCCCAGCTGTGACCCTGCCGGTAAATACACCATCACATGGTACGTGTCGTCCAGCCCTTGCGCAGCCTGCGCCGGGAAACTGGCCGAGATCCTGGAGGCTCGCAAAAGCGTCCGTCTGTCCATCTTCTCCGCTCGCCTCTTCGATTGGGAGGAGCCGGCGATCCAGGTGGGGCTGAAGGCACTGGCGGCCGCCGGCTGTAAACTCCGCATGATGAAGCCGTTAGATTTCAACTACACCTGGGACACCTTCGTGGAGAGCGATGATCAGCCGTTCACGCCGTGGGAGGACTGCCAGGAAAACTACGAGTATTATCAGGAGAAACTGGCTGATATTCTGCAGTGA